One window of Deltaproteobacteria bacterium genomic DNA carries:
- a CDS encoding DUF2905 domain-containing protein, producing the protein MARILIVVGCLLVAVGLAWHYAPWLLNWFGRLPGDIRIESERGRVFVPITSMIIVSTVLTVLMNLFRR; encoded by the coding sequence ATGGCCCGGATTCTGATCGTCGTCGGGTGCCTTTTGGTAGCGGTCGGCCTTGCTTGGCATTACGCCCCTTGGCTCCTGAACTGGTTCGGCCGATTGCCCGGGGATATCCGCATCGAATCCGAGCGTGGCCGGGTGTTTGTTCCGATCACATCCATGATCATCGTCAGCACCGTATTGACGGTGCTTATGAATTTGTTCCGGCGATAA